One window of the Perca flavescens isolate YP-PL-M2 chromosome 5, PFLA_1.0, whole genome shotgun sequence genome contains the following:
- the ap1b1 gene encoding AP-1 complex subunit beta-1 isoform X1 codes for MQEWANQLCENRQFGSKMTDSKYFTTTKKGEIFELKAELNSDKKEKKKEAVKKVIASMTVGKDVSALFPDVVNCMQTDNLELKKLVYLYLMNYAKSQPDMAIMAVNTFVKDCEDPNPLIRALAVRTMGCIRVDKITEYLCEPLRKCLKDEDPYVRKTAAVCVAKLHDINAQLVEDQGFLDTLKDLISDSNPMVVANAVAALSEIAESHPNSNLLDLNPQTINKLLTALNECTEWGQIFILDCLANYTPRDDRESQSICERVTPRLSHANSAVVLSAVKVLMKFMEMLPKDLDYYGTLLKKLAPPLVTLLSAEPELQYVALRNINLIVQRRPEILKHEMKVFFVKYNDPIYVKLEKLDIMIRLASQANIAQVLAELKEYATEVDVDFVRKAVRAIGRCAIKVEQSAERCVSTLLDLIQTKVNYVVQEAIVVIKDIFRKYPNKYESVIATLCENLDSLDEPEARAAMIWIVGEYAERIDNADELLESFLEGFHDESTQVQLQLLTAIVKLFLKKPTETQELVQQVLSLATQDSDNPDLRDRGYIYWRLLSTDPVAAKEVVLAEKPLISEETDLIEPTLLEELICHIGTLASVYHKPPSAFVEGSRGVQHKRLPGSAGSGESVESPDTGSAAGVSEAPPAVIPSQGDLLGDLLNLDLTPPTTTGPPPPPASSGMQMGAMDLLGGGLDSLLGGDLGGGPAMGTGFGAPPAAMPASFNVPVSGGLDDLFDLGGGVGMPMGAFNPPKTVWLPAMKAKGLEISGTFVRRAGVIQMEMTLTNKAMSVMTDFAIQFNRNSFGLAPAGPLQVLTPLSPNQSIEAALPLSTVGPVMKMEPLNNLQVAVKNNIDVFYFSCQYPISMLFAEDGKMERQVFLATWKDIPNDNESQFQIKDCHLNSDAASNKLQGSNIFTIAKRTVEGQDMLYQSMKLTNGIWVLAELRVQAGNPNYTISLKCRAPEVSQCVFQNYEMVLKN; via the exons ATGCAGGAATGGGCGAATCAGTTATGC GAGAATCGACAATTTGGATCCAAGATGACGGACTCCAAGTACTTCACCACTACCAAGAAAG GGGAGATCTTTGAGCTCAAGGCAGAGCTGAACAGTgataagaaagagaagaagaaggaggctGTGAAGAAGGTGATTGCATCCATGACAGTTGGCAAGGATGTCAG CGCTCTGTTCCCAGATGTTGTGAACTGCATGCAGACGGACAACCTGGAACTAAAAAAGCTGGTCTATCTCTACCTGATGAACTATGCCAAGAGTCAGCCAGACATGGCTATTATGGCTGTTAACACTTTTGTAAAG GACTGTGAAGACCCTAACCCTCTAATCCGGGCCCTTGCTGTTCGTACAATGGGCTGCATCCGTGTGGACAAGATCACGGAGTACCTCTGTGAGCCACTGAGGAAATGTCTGAAGGATGAAGACCCGTATGTAAGGAAGACAGCCGCTGTGTGTGTTGCAAAGCTCCATGATATCAACGCCCAGTTGGTGGAGGACCAAGGCTTCCTGGACACCCTTAAAGACCTCATCTCTGACTCCAACCCCATG GTTGTAGCAAATGCAGTGGCAGCGCTGTCTGAGATAGCAGAGTCTCACCCCAACAGTAATCTACTGGACCTGAACCCTCAGACCATCAATAAATTGCTGACAGCTTTAAATGAGTGTACAGAGTGGGGACAGATATTCATTCTTGACTGCCTGGCCAATTACACACCTCGTGATGACCGCGAGTCCCAAAG CATCTGTGAGCGTGTCACCCCACGGCTCTCCCACGCCAACTCTGCAGTGGTTTTGTCAGCTGTTAAAGTTTTAATGAAGTTCATGGAGATGCTGCCCAAAGACTTGGACTACTATGGCACCCTGCTGAAGAAGCTCGCACCGCCTCTGGTCACTCTCCTCTCTGCTGAGCCCGAGTTGCAATATGTGGCTCTTAGAAACATCAACCTCATTGTACAGAGACG cccAGAGATCCTGAAACACGAGATGAAGGTTTTCTTTGTAAAGTACAATGACCCAATCTATGTCAAACTGGAGAAGCTGGACATCATGATTCGCCTAGCATCTCAAGCCAACATTGCCCAG gTCCTGGCTGAGCTGAAGGAGTACGCCACTGAAGTGGATGTGGACTTTGTCCGTAAAGCGGTCAGAGCCATTGGCCGCTGTGCCATCAAAGTAGAG CAATCAGCGGAGCGCTGTGTCAGCACACTGCTAGACCTCATCCAAACCAAGGTCAACTATGTGGTGCAGGAGGCCATTGTGGTTATCAAGGACATCTTCCGCAAGTACCCCAACAA GTATGAGAGTGTGATTGCCACCCTGTGTGAAAACCTGGACTCCCTGGATGAGCCGGAGGCACGTGCCGCCATGATCTGGATTGTGGGAGAGTATGCTGAGCGCATCGACAACGCTGATGAGCTGCTGGAGAGCTTTTTGGAGGGTTTTCATGATGAAAGCACTCAG GTGCAGTTGCAGCTGCTGACAGCAATCGTCAAGTTGTTCCTGAAAAAGCCCACCGAGACCCAGGAGTTAGTGCAGCAGGTGTTAAGCCTGGCCACACAG GACTCTGATAACCCAGACCTCAGGGACCGGGGCTACATCTACTGGCGTCTGCTCTCGACAGACCCAGTGGCTGCCAAGGAGGTGGTTCTGGCTGAGAAGCCCCTCATCTCTGAGGAGACAGATCTGATTGAGCCCACACTGCTGGAGGAGCTCATCTGCCACATTGGTACTCTGGCCTCTGTCTACCACAAGCCTCCCAGTGCCTTCGTTGAGGGCAGCCGTGGTGTTCAGCACAAGAGACTCCCTGGCAGTGCTGGATC TGGGGAGAGTGTTGAGAGCCCAGATACAGGTTCTGCTGCTGGAGTTTCTGAGGCACCCCCTGCTGTCATCCCATCCCAGGGAGACCTCCTCGGGGATCTGCTTAATCTGGACCTGACACCTCCTACCACCACCggaccaccaccaccacccgcTTCCTCTGGCATGCAGATGGGTGCTATGGACCTTCTTGGAGGAGGACTGGACAGCTTG CTTGGCGGAGACCTTGGAGGAGGGCCTGCT ATGGGAACAGGTTTCGGTGCTCCTCCAGCTGCCATGCCAGCTTCTTTCAACGTCCCCGTTAGTGGCGGTCTGGATGACCTGTTTGATCTCGGAGGTGGAGTTGGTATGCCTATGGGAGCCTTCAACCCCCCTAAAACG GTTTGGCTTCCAGCCATGAAGGCCAAGGGTCTGGAGATATCTGGCACTTTTGTCCGCCGTGCTGGGGTCATCCAAATGGAGATGACCCTCACTAATAAAGCTATGAGTGTCATGACTGATTTTGCCATCCAGTTTAACAGAAACAG CTTTGGTCTTGCTCCAGCTGGTCCCCTCCAAGTACTCACTCCTCTTAGCCCAAACCAAAGTATTGAAGCAGCCCTTCCCCTCAGTACTGTAGGACCTGTCATGAAGATGGAGCCTCTCAACAACCTTCAG GTGGCTGTTAAGAACAACATTGACGTATTCTACTTCAGCTGCCAGTACCCCATCAGCATGCTGTTTGCGGAGGACGGGAAGATGG AGCGACAGGTGTTCCTGGCCACATGGAAAGACATTCCTAATGACAACGAGTCCCAGTTTCAGATCAAAGACTGCCATCTCAACTCAG ATGCAGCCTCAAACAAACTGCAGGGTAGCAACATCTTCACCATAGCCAAGCGTACAGTTGAGGGTCAGGACATGCTGTATCAGTCCATGAAACTCACCAATGGCATCTGGGTGCTGGCTGAGCTCAGGGTGCAGGCAGGGAACCCAAATTACACG ATCTCTCTTAAGTGCAGAGCTCCAGAGGTTTCCCAGTGCGTTTTCCAGAACTACGAGATGGTGCTGAAGAACTGA
- the ap1b1 gene encoding AP-1 complex subunit beta-1 isoform X2 yields MQEWANQLCENRQFGSKMTDSKYFTTTKKGEIFELKAELNSDKKEKKKEAVKKVIASMTVGKDVSALFPDVVNCMQTDNLELKKLVYLYLMNYAKSQPDMAIMAVNTFVKDCEDPNPLIRALAVRTMGCIRVDKITEYLCEPLRKCLKDEDPYVRKTAAVCVAKLHDINAQLVEDQGFLDTLKDLISDSNPMVVANAVAALSEIAESHPNSNLLDLNPQTINKLLTALNECTEWGQIFILDCLANYTPRDDRESQSICERVTPRLSHANSAVVLSAVKVLMKFMEMLPKDLDYYGTLLKKLAPPLVTLLSAEPELQYVALRNINLIVQRRPEILKHEMKVFFVKYNDPIYVKLEKLDIMIRLASQANIAQVLAELKEYATEVDVDFVRKAVRAIGRCAIKVEQSAERCVSTLLDLIQTKVNYVVQEAIVVIKDIFRKYPNKYESVIATLCENLDSLDEPEARAAMIWIVGEYAERIDNADELLESFLEGFHDESTQVQLQLLTAIVKLFLKKPTETQELVQQVLSLATQDSDNPDLRDRGYIYWRLLSTDPVAAKEVVLAEKPLISEETDLIEPTLLEELICHIGTLASVYHKPPSAFVEGSRGVQHKRLPGSAGSGESVESPDTGSAAGVSEAPPAVIPSQGDLLGDLLNLDLTPPTTTGPPPPPASSGMQMGAMDLLGGGLDSLMGTGFGAPPAAMPASFNVPVSGGLDDLFDLGGGVGMPMGAFNPPKTVWLPAMKAKGLEISGTFVRRAGVIQMEMTLTNKAMSVMTDFAIQFNRNSFGLAPAGPLQVLTPLSPNQSIEAALPLSTVGPVMKMEPLNNLQVAVKNNIDVFYFSCQYPISMLFAEDGKMERQVFLATWKDIPNDNESQFQIKDCHLNSDAASNKLQGSNIFTIAKRTVEGQDMLYQSMKLTNGIWVLAELRVQAGNPNYTISLKCRAPEVSQCVFQNYEMVLKN; encoded by the exons ATGCAGGAATGGGCGAATCAGTTATGC GAGAATCGACAATTTGGATCCAAGATGACGGACTCCAAGTACTTCACCACTACCAAGAAAG GGGAGATCTTTGAGCTCAAGGCAGAGCTGAACAGTgataagaaagagaagaagaaggaggctGTGAAGAAGGTGATTGCATCCATGACAGTTGGCAAGGATGTCAG CGCTCTGTTCCCAGATGTTGTGAACTGCATGCAGACGGACAACCTGGAACTAAAAAAGCTGGTCTATCTCTACCTGATGAACTATGCCAAGAGTCAGCCAGACATGGCTATTATGGCTGTTAACACTTTTGTAAAG GACTGTGAAGACCCTAACCCTCTAATCCGGGCCCTTGCTGTTCGTACAATGGGCTGCATCCGTGTGGACAAGATCACGGAGTACCTCTGTGAGCCACTGAGGAAATGTCTGAAGGATGAAGACCCGTATGTAAGGAAGACAGCCGCTGTGTGTGTTGCAAAGCTCCATGATATCAACGCCCAGTTGGTGGAGGACCAAGGCTTCCTGGACACCCTTAAAGACCTCATCTCTGACTCCAACCCCATG GTTGTAGCAAATGCAGTGGCAGCGCTGTCTGAGATAGCAGAGTCTCACCCCAACAGTAATCTACTGGACCTGAACCCTCAGACCATCAATAAATTGCTGACAGCTTTAAATGAGTGTACAGAGTGGGGACAGATATTCATTCTTGACTGCCTGGCCAATTACACACCTCGTGATGACCGCGAGTCCCAAAG CATCTGTGAGCGTGTCACCCCACGGCTCTCCCACGCCAACTCTGCAGTGGTTTTGTCAGCTGTTAAAGTTTTAATGAAGTTCATGGAGATGCTGCCCAAAGACTTGGACTACTATGGCACCCTGCTGAAGAAGCTCGCACCGCCTCTGGTCACTCTCCTCTCTGCTGAGCCCGAGTTGCAATATGTGGCTCTTAGAAACATCAACCTCATTGTACAGAGACG cccAGAGATCCTGAAACACGAGATGAAGGTTTTCTTTGTAAAGTACAATGACCCAATCTATGTCAAACTGGAGAAGCTGGACATCATGATTCGCCTAGCATCTCAAGCCAACATTGCCCAG gTCCTGGCTGAGCTGAAGGAGTACGCCACTGAAGTGGATGTGGACTTTGTCCGTAAAGCGGTCAGAGCCATTGGCCGCTGTGCCATCAAAGTAGAG CAATCAGCGGAGCGCTGTGTCAGCACACTGCTAGACCTCATCCAAACCAAGGTCAACTATGTGGTGCAGGAGGCCATTGTGGTTATCAAGGACATCTTCCGCAAGTACCCCAACAA GTATGAGAGTGTGATTGCCACCCTGTGTGAAAACCTGGACTCCCTGGATGAGCCGGAGGCACGTGCCGCCATGATCTGGATTGTGGGAGAGTATGCTGAGCGCATCGACAACGCTGATGAGCTGCTGGAGAGCTTTTTGGAGGGTTTTCATGATGAAAGCACTCAG GTGCAGTTGCAGCTGCTGACAGCAATCGTCAAGTTGTTCCTGAAAAAGCCCACCGAGACCCAGGAGTTAGTGCAGCAGGTGTTAAGCCTGGCCACACAG GACTCTGATAACCCAGACCTCAGGGACCGGGGCTACATCTACTGGCGTCTGCTCTCGACAGACCCAGTGGCTGCCAAGGAGGTGGTTCTGGCTGAGAAGCCCCTCATCTCTGAGGAGACAGATCTGATTGAGCCCACACTGCTGGAGGAGCTCATCTGCCACATTGGTACTCTGGCCTCTGTCTACCACAAGCCTCCCAGTGCCTTCGTTGAGGGCAGCCGTGGTGTTCAGCACAAGAGACTCCCTGGCAGTGCTGGATC TGGGGAGAGTGTTGAGAGCCCAGATACAGGTTCTGCTGCTGGAGTTTCTGAGGCACCCCCTGCTGTCATCCCATCCCAGGGAGACCTCCTCGGGGATCTGCTTAATCTGGACCTGACACCTCCTACCACCACCggaccaccaccaccacccgcTTCCTCTGGCATGCAGATGGGTGCTATGGACCTTCTTGGAGGAGGACTGGACAGCTTG ATGGGAACAGGTTTCGGTGCTCCTCCAGCTGCCATGCCAGCTTCTTTCAACGTCCCCGTTAGTGGCGGTCTGGATGACCTGTTTGATCTCGGAGGTGGAGTTGGTATGCCTATGGGAGCCTTCAACCCCCCTAAAACG GTTTGGCTTCCAGCCATGAAGGCCAAGGGTCTGGAGATATCTGGCACTTTTGTCCGCCGTGCTGGGGTCATCCAAATGGAGATGACCCTCACTAATAAAGCTATGAGTGTCATGACTGATTTTGCCATCCAGTTTAACAGAAACAG CTTTGGTCTTGCTCCAGCTGGTCCCCTCCAAGTACTCACTCCTCTTAGCCCAAACCAAAGTATTGAAGCAGCCCTTCCCCTCAGTACTGTAGGACCTGTCATGAAGATGGAGCCTCTCAACAACCTTCAG GTGGCTGTTAAGAACAACATTGACGTATTCTACTTCAGCTGCCAGTACCCCATCAGCATGCTGTTTGCGGAGGACGGGAAGATGG AGCGACAGGTGTTCCTGGCCACATGGAAAGACATTCCTAATGACAACGAGTCCCAGTTTCAGATCAAAGACTGCCATCTCAACTCAG ATGCAGCCTCAAACAAACTGCAGGGTAGCAACATCTTCACCATAGCCAAGCGTACAGTTGAGGGTCAGGACATGCTGTATCAGTCCATGAAACTCACCAATGGCATCTGGGTGCTGGCTGAGCTCAGGGTGCAGGCAGGGAACCCAAATTACACG ATCTCTCTTAAGTGCAGAGCTCCAGAGGTTTCCCAGTGCGTTTTCCAGAACTACGAGATGGTGCTGAAGAACTGA
- the ap1b1 gene encoding AP-1 complex subunit beta-1 isoform X3 has translation MTDSKYFTTTKKGEIFELKAELNSDKKEKKKEAVKKVIASMTVGKDVSALFPDVVNCMQTDNLELKKLVYLYLMNYAKSQPDMAIMAVNTFVKDCEDPNPLIRALAVRTMGCIRVDKITEYLCEPLRKCLKDEDPYVRKTAAVCVAKLHDINAQLVEDQGFLDTLKDLISDSNPMVVANAVAALSEIAESHPNSNLLDLNPQTINKLLTALNECTEWGQIFILDCLANYTPRDDRESQSICERVTPRLSHANSAVVLSAVKVLMKFMEMLPKDLDYYGTLLKKLAPPLVTLLSAEPELQYVALRNINLIVQRRPEILKHEMKVFFVKYNDPIYVKLEKLDIMIRLASQANIAQVLAELKEYATEVDVDFVRKAVRAIGRCAIKVEQSAERCVSTLLDLIQTKVNYVVQEAIVVIKDIFRKYPNKYESVIATLCENLDSLDEPEARAAMIWIVGEYAERIDNADELLESFLEGFHDESTQVQLQLLTAIVKLFLKKPTETQELVQQVLSLATQDSDNPDLRDRGYIYWRLLSTDPVAAKEVVLAEKPLISEETDLIEPTLLEELICHIGTLASVYHKPPSAFVEGSRGVQHKRLPGSAGSGESVESPDTGSAAGVSEAPPAVIPSQGDLLGDLLNLDLTPPTTTGPPPPPASSGMQMGAMDLLGGGLDSLLGGDLGGGPAMGTGFGAPPAAMPASFNVPVSGGLDDLFDLGGGVGMPMGAFNPPKTVWLPAMKAKGLEISGTFVRRAGVIQMEMTLTNKAMSVMTDFAIQFNRNSFGLAPAGPLQVLTPLSPNQSIEAALPLSTVGPVMKMEPLNNLQVAVKNNIDVFYFSCQYPISMLFAEDGKMERQVFLATWKDIPNDNESQFQIKDCHLNSDAASNKLQGSNIFTIAKRTVEGQDMLYQSMKLTNGIWVLAELRVQAGNPNYTISLKCRAPEVSQCVFQNYEMVLKN, from the exons ATGACGGACTCCAAGTACTTCACCACTACCAAGAAAG GGGAGATCTTTGAGCTCAAGGCAGAGCTGAACAGTgataagaaagagaagaagaaggaggctGTGAAGAAGGTGATTGCATCCATGACAGTTGGCAAGGATGTCAG CGCTCTGTTCCCAGATGTTGTGAACTGCATGCAGACGGACAACCTGGAACTAAAAAAGCTGGTCTATCTCTACCTGATGAACTATGCCAAGAGTCAGCCAGACATGGCTATTATGGCTGTTAACACTTTTGTAAAG GACTGTGAAGACCCTAACCCTCTAATCCGGGCCCTTGCTGTTCGTACAATGGGCTGCATCCGTGTGGACAAGATCACGGAGTACCTCTGTGAGCCACTGAGGAAATGTCTGAAGGATGAAGACCCGTATGTAAGGAAGACAGCCGCTGTGTGTGTTGCAAAGCTCCATGATATCAACGCCCAGTTGGTGGAGGACCAAGGCTTCCTGGACACCCTTAAAGACCTCATCTCTGACTCCAACCCCATG GTTGTAGCAAATGCAGTGGCAGCGCTGTCTGAGATAGCAGAGTCTCACCCCAACAGTAATCTACTGGACCTGAACCCTCAGACCATCAATAAATTGCTGACAGCTTTAAATGAGTGTACAGAGTGGGGACAGATATTCATTCTTGACTGCCTGGCCAATTACACACCTCGTGATGACCGCGAGTCCCAAAG CATCTGTGAGCGTGTCACCCCACGGCTCTCCCACGCCAACTCTGCAGTGGTTTTGTCAGCTGTTAAAGTTTTAATGAAGTTCATGGAGATGCTGCCCAAAGACTTGGACTACTATGGCACCCTGCTGAAGAAGCTCGCACCGCCTCTGGTCACTCTCCTCTCTGCTGAGCCCGAGTTGCAATATGTGGCTCTTAGAAACATCAACCTCATTGTACAGAGACG cccAGAGATCCTGAAACACGAGATGAAGGTTTTCTTTGTAAAGTACAATGACCCAATCTATGTCAAACTGGAGAAGCTGGACATCATGATTCGCCTAGCATCTCAAGCCAACATTGCCCAG gTCCTGGCTGAGCTGAAGGAGTACGCCACTGAAGTGGATGTGGACTTTGTCCGTAAAGCGGTCAGAGCCATTGGCCGCTGTGCCATCAAAGTAGAG CAATCAGCGGAGCGCTGTGTCAGCACACTGCTAGACCTCATCCAAACCAAGGTCAACTATGTGGTGCAGGAGGCCATTGTGGTTATCAAGGACATCTTCCGCAAGTACCCCAACAA GTATGAGAGTGTGATTGCCACCCTGTGTGAAAACCTGGACTCCCTGGATGAGCCGGAGGCACGTGCCGCCATGATCTGGATTGTGGGAGAGTATGCTGAGCGCATCGACAACGCTGATGAGCTGCTGGAGAGCTTTTTGGAGGGTTTTCATGATGAAAGCACTCAG GTGCAGTTGCAGCTGCTGACAGCAATCGTCAAGTTGTTCCTGAAAAAGCCCACCGAGACCCAGGAGTTAGTGCAGCAGGTGTTAAGCCTGGCCACACAG GACTCTGATAACCCAGACCTCAGGGACCGGGGCTACATCTACTGGCGTCTGCTCTCGACAGACCCAGTGGCTGCCAAGGAGGTGGTTCTGGCTGAGAAGCCCCTCATCTCTGAGGAGACAGATCTGATTGAGCCCACACTGCTGGAGGAGCTCATCTGCCACATTGGTACTCTGGCCTCTGTCTACCACAAGCCTCCCAGTGCCTTCGTTGAGGGCAGCCGTGGTGTTCAGCACAAGAGACTCCCTGGCAGTGCTGGATC TGGGGAGAGTGTTGAGAGCCCAGATACAGGTTCTGCTGCTGGAGTTTCTGAGGCACCCCCTGCTGTCATCCCATCCCAGGGAGACCTCCTCGGGGATCTGCTTAATCTGGACCTGACACCTCCTACCACCACCggaccaccaccaccacccgcTTCCTCTGGCATGCAGATGGGTGCTATGGACCTTCTTGGAGGAGGACTGGACAGCTTG CTTGGCGGAGACCTTGGAGGAGGGCCTGCT ATGGGAACAGGTTTCGGTGCTCCTCCAGCTGCCATGCCAGCTTCTTTCAACGTCCCCGTTAGTGGCGGTCTGGATGACCTGTTTGATCTCGGAGGTGGAGTTGGTATGCCTATGGGAGCCTTCAACCCCCCTAAAACG GTTTGGCTTCCAGCCATGAAGGCCAAGGGTCTGGAGATATCTGGCACTTTTGTCCGCCGTGCTGGGGTCATCCAAATGGAGATGACCCTCACTAATAAAGCTATGAGTGTCATGACTGATTTTGCCATCCAGTTTAACAGAAACAG CTTTGGTCTTGCTCCAGCTGGTCCCCTCCAAGTACTCACTCCTCTTAGCCCAAACCAAAGTATTGAAGCAGCCCTTCCCCTCAGTACTGTAGGACCTGTCATGAAGATGGAGCCTCTCAACAACCTTCAG GTGGCTGTTAAGAACAACATTGACGTATTCTACTTCAGCTGCCAGTACCCCATCAGCATGCTGTTTGCGGAGGACGGGAAGATGG AGCGACAGGTGTTCCTGGCCACATGGAAAGACATTCCTAATGACAACGAGTCCCAGTTTCAGATCAAAGACTGCCATCTCAACTCAG ATGCAGCCTCAAACAAACTGCAGGGTAGCAACATCTTCACCATAGCCAAGCGTACAGTTGAGGGTCAGGACATGCTGTATCAGTCCATGAAACTCACCAATGGCATCTGGGTGCTGGCTGAGCTCAGGGTGCAGGCAGGGAACCCAAATTACACG ATCTCTCTTAAGTGCAGAGCTCCAGAGGTTTCCCAGTGCGTTTTCCAGAACTACGAGATGGTGCTGAAGAACTGA